AAATCGGCGGCGAAATGGTTCCGCACGTTAAAATTGAAGAAGAAATCCAAAAAGTCTTAGGAACCGACGAAAGGCGCTGCGTAGTTGTTGGCGTGCCCGATGAGAGAAAGGGCGAGAAGCTAGTAGTCTTAAGTCTTGGCGAACTAGATGCTAACCACATTGTAAAGCAACTAAGAGAACGCGGCCTTTCTAATCTATGGATTCCCAAACCCGAAAATTTTATCCCCATCGATGCGTTCCCAATTCTAGGCAGCGGCAAGCTCGATTTGCGGGCGCTTAAGCAATATGCGCTAGGGAGATTAGGGAGTCCTGGCGACGCTGATAACAGTGCGTCGCTACGCTCGTACTAGTATCGAGGTCGCTAGAATATGCAAGCATTTATAGCATTTAGAAAAAGGATTTTTGTAAATGGTATAAACAGCAAGTGCGTAAGCACTTGCCAATAAACAACAAATACCGTTTCCAAACAGTAACTTAAATATTTTACTTTCTGGAAACAGTATAGCTAGGCAGCTACCTTTTCGGGGTTTGAGACTTTTTTTGTGACAATCTTATAGTCATATCCCAACATAGAAAGGATTTTTAAAAGAGTCTCAAAAGAAATATTTTTTGTTCCTAAGCCACTTTCCACCTTGGCAATCCATGACTGGGATTTGCCAAGCATTTTCGCTAGGTCTTCTTGGGTCAAACTATGCTTCTTTCGTGCTGCCTTAATTTTCCTGACTAAATCGTGCTTCGCTCTAACCTCAGAATAGTCAATTCCCAGCTTCTCTGCTAGTTCTTCTAGGTTTAATT
This genomic interval from Deltaproteobacteria bacterium contains the following:
- a CDS encoding helix-turn-helix domain-containing protein, coding for MPWEKLNLEELAEKLGIDYSEVRAKHDLVRKIKAARKKHSLTQEDLAKMLGKSQSWIAKVESGLGTKNISFETLLKILSMLGYDYKIVTKKVSNPEKVAA